Proteins from a single region of Orcinus orca chromosome 20, mOrcOrc1.1, whole genome shotgun sequence:
- the LOC101273534 gene encoding zinc finger protein 226 isoform X4, with translation MSTFQEAVTFKDVAVAFTEEELGLLDSAQRKLYQDVMVENFRNLVSVEENNQSELRAVQDRGSREELSCRQIWQQIANDLTRCQDSMINSCQFHKQVDSPCQIGAGLSIQISEDENHILNDKAGDPSNTGNPRFATLRAQDSWRKTSLTESQNYQNRHQQISMKNKLCQCKEDVDTISWISHHLDAHGVHKGPKSYGYSDYRKDSMRVSTLDQNTMIHTGQKPYQCNECKETFTDLSTFDLHQQLHSKEKSHMCSECGKGFRYSSVLHIHQRVHMGGKHSECDECGKEFSQSSQLQTPQKVHTVEKPFKCGECGKVFSRRSALTIHCKVHTGEKPYNCEECGRAFSQASHLQDHQRVHTGEKPFKCDTCDKSFSRNSHLQSHQRVHTGEKPYKCEECGKGFICSSNLYIHQRVHTGEKPYKCEECGKGFSRPSSLQAHQGVHTGEKSYICNVCGKGFTLSSNLQAHQRVHTGEKPYKCNECGKSFRRNSHYQVHLVVHTGEKPYKCEVCGKGFSQSSYLQIHQKAHSVEKPYKCEECGQGFNQSSRLQIHQLIHTGEKPYKCEECGKGFSRRADLKIHCRIHTGEKPYNCEECGKVFRQASNLLAHQRVHSGEKPFKCEECGKSFGRSSHLQAHQKVHTGEKPYKCEECGKGFKWSLNLDMHQRVHTGEKPYKCGECGKHFSQASSLQLHQSVHTGEKPYRCDRCSKVFSRSSQLQSHQRVHTGEKPYKCETCGKSFSWRSNLTIHHRIHAADKSYKSDRSGKTIREPTHEKVSIK, from the exons GAGGCGGTGACTTTCAAGGACGTGGCCGTGGCCTTCACAGAGGAGGAGCTGGGGCTGCTGGACTCGGCCCAGAGGAAGCTGTACCAGGATGTGATGGTGGAAAACTTCCGGAACCTGGTCTCAGTGG AAGAAAACAATCAAAGTGAGTTGAGGGCCGTTCAAGACAGAGGATCACGTGAAGAGCTTTCCTGCCGGCAAATCTGGCAACAAATTGCAAATGACTTAACCAGATGTCAAGACTCCATGATAAATAGTTGTCAGTTCCACAAACAAGTTGATTCCCCCTGCCAGATTGGGGCAGGACTCTCTATTCAAATTTCTGAAGATGAGAACCATATATTAAATGATAAAGCAGGTGATCCCAGTAATACTGGAAATCCAAGGTTTGCAACTTTGAGAGCCCAGGATTCTTGGAGGAAAACTTCATTGACCGAGTCACAGAATTATCAGAATAGACACCAGCAAATTTCCATGAAAAATAAACTGTGTCAGTGTAAAGAGGATGTTGACACCATCAGTTGGATTTCACATCACCTTGATGCTCACGGAGTACACAAGGGTCCAAAATCTTACGGCTACAGTGATTATAGAAAAGATAGCATGAGGGTTTCAACACTGGATCAGAATACTATGATTCACACAGGACAAAAACCTTACCAGTGTAATGAATGTAAAGAAACGTTCACTGATCTCTCCACCTTTGATCTTCACCAGCAGTTACACTCAAAAGAGAAGTCTCATATGTGCAGTGAGTGTGGAAAAGGCTTCCGTTACAGCTCGGTTCTTCATATTCATCAGAGAGTTCACATGGGAGGAAAACACAGTGAGTGTGATGAGTGTGGCAAGGAGTTCAGTCAGAGCTCACAGCTGCAGACTCCTCAGAAAGTCCACACTGTAGAGAAACCGTTCAAATGTGGGGAATGTGGGAAAGTCTTCAGTCGTAGGTCAGCACTTACTATTCATTGTAAAgtccacacaggagagaaaccttacaaTTGTGAGGAGTGTGGGAGGGCCTTCAGTCAGGCCTCTCACCTTCAGGACCATCAGAGAGtccacactggggagaaaccaTTCAAATGTGACACGTGTGATAAGAGCTTCAGTCGGAATTCACACCTTCAGTCCCATCAGAGAGTCCATACGGGAGAGAAACCATACAAATGTGAGGAGTGTGGGAAGGGCTTCATTTGTAGCTCAAATCTATACATTCATCAGAGAGTCCACACAGGAGAAAAACCCTACAAATGTGAGGAATGTGGGAAAGGCTTTAGTCGGCCTTCAAGTCTTCAGGCCCATCAGGGagtccacactggagagaaatcATACATATGTAATGTGTGTGGTAAAGGCTTTACTCTGAGTTCAAACCTTCAGGCACATCAAAGAGtccatacaggagagaaaccatacaaatgtaatgagtgtgggAAGAGCTTCAGGAGGAACTCCCATTACCAAGTTCATCTGGTTGTCCACACAGGGGAGAAGCCCTATAAATGTGAGGTATGTGGGAAGGGCTTCAGTCAGAGTTCATATCTTCAAATCCATCAGAAGGCCCACAGTGTAGAGAAACCTTACAAGTGTGAGGAGTGTGGGCAGGGCTTCAATCAGAGTTCACGACTTCAGATCCACCAGCTGATCCATACCGGTGAGAAACCATACAAATGTGAAGAGTGTGGGAAGGGATTCAGTCGTAGAGCAGATCTTAAAATTCACTGCAGAATCCACACCGGAGAGAAACCGTATAATTGTGAGGAGTGTGGGAAAGTCTTCAGGCAGGCCTCAAATCTTCTGGCCCATCAGAGAGTCCACAGTGGAGAAAAACCATTCAAATGTGAAGAGTGTGGGAAGAGCTTCGGTCGGAGTTCACACCTTCAAGCCCATCAAAAAGTCCATACTGGAGAAAAGCCATACAAATGTGAGGAGTGTGGGAAGGGTTTCAAGTGGAGCCTGAACCTCGACATGCATCAGAGAgtccacacaggagagaaaccatataagTGTGGGGAGTGTGGGAAGCACTTCAGTCAGGCCTCAAGTCTTCAGCTTCATCAGAGtgttcatactggagagaagccATACAGATGTGACAGATGCAGTAAGGTCTTCAGTCGGTCTTCACAGCTACAGTCTCATCAGAGAGTGCACACAGGGGAGAAGCCTTACAAATGTGAGACCTGTGGTAAGAGCTTCAGTTGGCGCTCCAATCTAACAATTCATCACAGAATCCATGCTGCTGATAAATCCTATAAAAGTGATAGGAGTGGTAAGACCATCAGAGAGCCCACACACGAAAAAGTTtccataaaatga
- the LOC101273534 gene encoding zinc finger protein 226 isoform X9, translating into MRYKKYRKRREALVDEFSNPDRNLEENNQSELRAVQDRGSREELSCRQIWQQIANDLTRCQDSMINSCQFHKQVDSPCQIGAGLSIQISEDENHILNDKAGDPSNTGNPRFATLRAQDSWRKTSLTESQNYQNRHQQISMKNKLCQCKEDVDTISWISHHLDAHGVHKGPKSYGYSDYRKDSMRVSTLDQNTMIHTGQKPYQCNECKETFTDLSTFDLHQQLHSKEKSHMCSECGKGFRYSSVLHIHQRVHMGGKHSECDECGKEFSQSSQLQTPQKVHTVEKPFKCGECGKVFSRRSALTIHCKVHTGEKPYNCEECGRAFSQASHLQDHQRVHTGEKPFKCDTCDKSFSRNSHLQSHQRVHTGEKPYKCEECGKGFICSSNLYIHQRVHTGEKPYKCEECGKGFSRPSSLQAHQGVHTGEKSYICNVCGKGFTLSSNLQAHQRVHTGEKPYKCNECGKSFRRNSHYQVHLVVHTGEKPYKCEVCGKGFSQSSYLQIHQKAHSVEKPYKCEECGQGFNQSSRLQIHQLIHTGEKPYKCEECGKGFSRRADLKIHCRIHTGEKPYNCEECGKVFRQASNLLAHQRVHSGEKPFKCEECGKSFGRSSHLQAHQKVHTGEKPYKCEECGKGFKWSLNLDMHQRVHTGEKPYKCGECGKHFSQASSLQLHQSVHTGEKPYRCDRCSKVFSRSSQLQSHQRVHTGEKPYKCETCGKSFSWRSNLTIHHRIHAADKSYKSDRSGKTIREPTHEKVSIK; encoded by the exons ATGAGAtacaaaaaatatagaaagagaagagaggctTTGGTTGATGAATTCAGCAACCCAGATAGAAATCTAG AAGAAAACAATCAAAGTGAGTTGAGGGCCGTTCAAGACAGAGGATCACGTGAAGAGCTTTCCTGCCGGCAAATCTGGCAACAAATTGCAAATGACTTAACCAGATGTCAAGACTCCATGATAAATAGTTGTCAGTTCCACAAACAAGTTGATTCCCCCTGCCAGATTGGGGCAGGACTCTCTATTCAAATTTCTGAAGATGAGAACCATATATTAAATGATAAAGCAGGTGATCCCAGTAATACTGGAAATCCAAGGTTTGCAACTTTGAGAGCCCAGGATTCTTGGAGGAAAACTTCATTGACCGAGTCACAGAATTATCAGAATAGACACCAGCAAATTTCCATGAAAAATAAACTGTGTCAGTGTAAAGAGGATGTTGACACCATCAGTTGGATTTCACATCACCTTGATGCTCACGGAGTACACAAGGGTCCAAAATCTTACGGCTACAGTGATTATAGAAAAGATAGCATGAGGGTTTCAACACTGGATCAGAATACTATGATTCACACAGGACAAAAACCTTACCAGTGTAATGAATGTAAAGAAACGTTCACTGATCTCTCCACCTTTGATCTTCACCAGCAGTTACACTCAAAAGAGAAGTCTCATATGTGCAGTGAGTGTGGAAAAGGCTTCCGTTACAGCTCGGTTCTTCATATTCATCAGAGAGTTCACATGGGAGGAAAACACAGTGAGTGTGATGAGTGTGGCAAGGAGTTCAGTCAGAGCTCACAGCTGCAGACTCCTCAGAAAGTCCACACTGTAGAGAAACCGTTCAAATGTGGGGAATGTGGGAAAGTCTTCAGTCGTAGGTCAGCACTTACTATTCATTGTAAAgtccacacaggagagaaaccttacaaTTGTGAGGAGTGTGGGAGGGCCTTCAGTCAGGCCTCTCACCTTCAGGACCATCAGAGAGtccacactggggagaaaccaTTCAAATGTGACACGTGTGATAAGAGCTTCAGTCGGAATTCACACCTTCAGTCCCATCAGAGAGTCCATACGGGAGAGAAACCATACAAATGTGAGGAGTGTGGGAAGGGCTTCATTTGTAGCTCAAATCTATACATTCATCAGAGAGTCCACACAGGAGAAAAACCCTACAAATGTGAGGAATGTGGGAAAGGCTTTAGTCGGCCTTCAAGTCTTCAGGCCCATCAGGGagtccacactggagagaaatcATACATATGTAATGTGTGTGGTAAAGGCTTTACTCTGAGTTCAAACCTTCAGGCACATCAAAGAGtccatacaggagagaaaccatacaaatgtaatgagtgtgggAAGAGCTTCAGGAGGAACTCCCATTACCAAGTTCATCTGGTTGTCCACACAGGGGAGAAGCCCTATAAATGTGAGGTATGTGGGAAGGGCTTCAGTCAGAGTTCATATCTTCAAATCCATCAGAAGGCCCACAGTGTAGAGAAACCTTACAAGTGTGAGGAGTGTGGGCAGGGCTTCAATCAGAGTTCACGACTTCAGATCCACCAGCTGATCCATACCGGTGAGAAACCATACAAATGTGAAGAGTGTGGGAAGGGATTCAGTCGTAGAGCAGATCTTAAAATTCACTGCAGAATCCACACCGGAGAGAAACCGTATAATTGTGAGGAGTGTGGGAAAGTCTTCAGGCAGGCCTCAAATCTTCTGGCCCATCAGAGAGTCCACAGTGGAGAAAAACCATTCAAATGTGAAGAGTGTGGGAAGAGCTTCGGTCGGAGTTCACACCTTCAAGCCCATCAAAAAGTCCATACTGGAGAAAAGCCATACAAATGTGAGGAGTGTGGGAAGGGTTTCAAGTGGAGCCTGAACCTCGACATGCATCAGAGAgtccacacaggagagaaaccatataagTGTGGGGAGTGTGGGAAGCACTTCAGTCAGGCCTCAAGTCTTCAGCTTCATCAGAGtgttcatactggagagaagccATACAGATGTGACAGATGCAGTAAGGTCTTCAGTCGGTCTTCACAGCTACAGTCTCATCAGAGAGTGCACACAGGGGAGAAGCCTTACAAATGTGAGACCTGTGGTAAGAGCTTCAGTTGGCGCTCCAATCTAACAATTCATCACAGAATCCATGCTGCTGATAAATCCTATAAAAGTGATAGGAGTGGTAAGACCATCAGAGAGCCCACACACGAAAAAGTTtccataaaatga
- the LOC101273534 gene encoding zinc finger protein 226 isoform X5: MTKLKEAVTFKDVAVVFTEEELGLLDSAQKKLYQEVMLENFQNLVSVEENNQSELRAVQDRGSREELSCRQIWQQIANDLTRCQDSMINSCQFHKQVDSPCQIGAGLSIQISEDENHILNDKAGDPSNTGNPRFATLRAQDSWRKTSLTESQNYQNRHQQISMKNKLCQCKEDVDTISWISHHLDAHGVHKGPKSYGYSDYRKDSMRVSTLDQNTMIHTGQKPYQCNECKETFTDLSTFDLHQQLHSKEKSHMCSECGKGFRYSSVLHIHQRVHMGGKHSECDECGKEFSQSSQLQTPQKVHTVEKPFKCGECGKVFSRRSALTIHCKVHTGEKPYNCEECGRAFSQASHLQDHQRVHTGEKPFKCDTCDKSFSRNSHLQSHQRVHTGEKPYKCEECGKGFICSSNLYIHQRVHTGEKPYKCEECGKGFSRPSSLQAHQGVHTGEKSYICNVCGKGFTLSSNLQAHQRVHTGEKPYKCNECGKSFRRNSHYQVHLVVHTGEKPYKCEVCGKGFSQSSYLQIHQKAHSVEKPYKCEECGQGFNQSSRLQIHQLIHTGEKPYKCEECGKGFSRRADLKIHCRIHTGEKPYNCEECGKVFRQASNLLAHQRVHSGEKPFKCEECGKSFGRSSHLQAHQKVHTGEKPYKCEECGKGFKWSLNLDMHQRVHTGEKPYKCGECGKHFSQASSLQLHQSVHTGEKPYRCDRCSKVFSRSSQLQSHQRVHTGEKPYKCETCGKSFSWRSNLTIHHRIHAADKSYKSDRSGKTIREPTHEKVSIK, from the coding sequence AAGAAAACAATCAAAGTGAGTTGAGGGCCGTTCAAGACAGAGGATCACGTGAAGAGCTTTCCTGCCGGCAAATCTGGCAACAAATTGCAAATGACTTAACCAGATGTCAAGACTCCATGATAAATAGTTGTCAGTTCCACAAACAAGTTGATTCCCCCTGCCAGATTGGGGCAGGACTCTCTATTCAAATTTCTGAAGATGAGAACCATATATTAAATGATAAAGCAGGTGATCCCAGTAATACTGGAAATCCAAGGTTTGCAACTTTGAGAGCCCAGGATTCTTGGAGGAAAACTTCATTGACCGAGTCACAGAATTATCAGAATAGACACCAGCAAATTTCCATGAAAAATAAACTGTGTCAGTGTAAAGAGGATGTTGACACCATCAGTTGGATTTCACATCACCTTGATGCTCACGGAGTACACAAGGGTCCAAAATCTTACGGCTACAGTGATTATAGAAAAGATAGCATGAGGGTTTCAACACTGGATCAGAATACTATGATTCACACAGGACAAAAACCTTACCAGTGTAATGAATGTAAAGAAACGTTCACTGATCTCTCCACCTTTGATCTTCACCAGCAGTTACACTCAAAAGAGAAGTCTCATATGTGCAGTGAGTGTGGAAAAGGCTTCCGTTACAGCTCGGTTCTTCATATTCATCAGAGAGTTCACATGGGAGGAAAACACAGTGAGTGTGATGAGTGTGGCAAGGAGTTCAGTCAGAGCTCACAGCTGCAGACTCCTCAGAAAGTCCACACTGTAGAGAAACCGTTCAAATGTGGGGAATGTGGGAAAGTCTTCAGTCGTAGGTCAGCACTTACTATTCATTGTAAAgtccacacaggagagaaaccttacaaTTGTGAGGAGTGTGGGAGGGCCTTCAGTCAGGCCTCTCACCTTCAGGACCATCAGAGAGtccacactggggagaaaccaTTCAAATGTGACACGTGTGATAAGAGCTTCAGTCGGAATTCACACCTTCAGTCCCATCAGAGAGTCCATACGGGAGAGAAACCATACAAATGTGAGGAGTGTGGGAAGGGCTTCATTTGTAGCTCAAATCTATACATTCATCAGAGAGTCCACACAGGAGAAAAACCCTACAAATGTGAGGAATGTGGGAAAGGCTTTAGTCGGCCTTCAAGTCTTCAGGCCCATCAGGGagtccacactggagagaaatcATACATATGTAATGTGTGTGGTAAAGGCTTTACTCTGAGTTCAAACCTTCAGGCACATCAAAGAGtccatacaggagagaaaccatacaaatgtaatgagtgtgggAAGAGCTTCAGGAGGAACTCCCATTACCAAGTTCATCTGGTTGTCCACACAGGGGAGAAGCCCTATAAATGTGAGGTATGTGGGAAGGGCTTCAGTCAGAGTTCATATCTTCAAATCCATCAGAAGGCCCACAGTGTAGAGAAACCTTACAAGTGTGAGGAGTGTGGGCAGGGCTTCAATCAGAGTTCACGACTTCAGATCCACCAGCTGATCCATACCGGTGAGAAACCATACAAATGTGAAGAGTGTGGGAAGGGATTCAGTCGTAGAGCAGATCTTAAAATTCACTGCAGAATCCACACCGGAGAGAAACCGTATAATTGTGAGGAGTGTGGGAAAGTCTTCAGGCAGGCCTCAAATCTTCTGGCCCATCAGAGAGTCCACAGTGGAGAAAAACCATTCAAATGTGAAGAGTGTGGGAAGAGCTTCGGTCGGAGTTCACACCTTCAAGCCCATCAAAAAGTCCATACTGGAGAAAAGCCATACAAATGTGAGGAGTGTGGGAAGGGTTTCAAGTGGAGCCTGAACCTCGACATGCATCAGAGAgtccacacaggagagaaaccatataagTGTGGGGAGTGTGGGAAGCACTTCAGTCAGGCCTCAAGTCTTCAGCTTCATCAGAGtgttcatactggagagaagccATACAGATGTGACAGATGCAGTAAGGTCTTCAGTCGGTCTTCACAGCTACAGTCTCATCAGAGAGTGCACACAGGGGAGAAGCCTTACAAATGTGAGACCTGTGGTAAGAGCTTCAGTTGGCGCTCCAATCTAACAATTCATCACAGAATCCATGCTGCTGATAAATCCTATAAAAGTGATAGGAGTGGTAAGACCATCAGAGAGCCCACACACGAAAAAGTTtccataaaatga